The window TATAATTGTGCGGGAAAATGATGTCAGATGAATGCTTTTACATTCATATTGAGATAAAAGGTAGTAGCATTTTTGCATTGTTAAACCAGTGGTTATTGTATCATCAAATATTACAACATTCTTGTTGTACAATTTATCGGGATGCGATACACAATATTTAATCTTACCGATGTTGACTGTTCTATTGCTTCTAGAAATCATGCTTTTTTGAGCTTGTGCACTAGAATGTCTTCTATATAGAATATTATTTGCTTTTTTATGCTCAGTATTTTACATATCTTATTCGTTACTAAGGTCGTTTGGCAATAACCTCTTAATATTCTTTTTGGCAGTGTACTAGGTACAGGGATTATTAAATCGCACTTCTCTAAGATATCCCTAGTGTGACGTGTCATAAAATGTGCAATTATATCTATAACAAGAGGGTTTTTCGTATTCTTTAAGTTATATATGATTTTTCTAGCAACATTTGAATCATCATTGTGCAATAATACAGAATGAATGTTGTTGGGATTAATATATTTATCAAGAACAGCACATTCATGACATGTTCGATAAAAAGACAGCTTTCCACAAATTCTGCAATACTTGATATTTTTTAGAAAACTAATTCTCCGATAACAATCAAGACATATTGTCGATCTGTATAATGTACCACAGATAAAGCACATATTGGGATAAATAGTACTAACTATTTTATTTAACACCCTTCCTCATAGTAGTTATAGAATACTAATTAGGAGTCTGTAATATCATCAATAGCGTTTTGCAACATTCTGTGAGCCATCTCTTCTATATTGTTGCTTAGCCATGCTTTAATTTCACGCTCAATGACATCCTGTAGTAAGTCTAATATTTCCTTGCTTAATTTTTCGGGTTCTGCAGGGTTATCATGTAATATTCCCTGAATTTCTTTGGTGAGAACATTTTTAAAAAATACTTTTAAACGAGGATTTTCTGCATCCCTGTCCATTTTACGATCTCTATCTCTGTTTATTATTTGCGTATTTTTGATGATCTCTTTTAATTTCGCTTTATCAATTTCACTTGACGCTTCAGTTTTTACAGCCTTCGGAGTATCTTCATTAACACTATCTGCGGGAGTATTACTTCCTTTTTTTTTCTTTTTATCTTTATTATCCAACATTGCTATCGAATCATTAATATCGCTAAGTAATTTTATTTGATTCTTTTTCTGTTCATAAGTTAAGTCTTTCATATCACTATGAACAACTTCTGTCAAATCGATAACTGATTCATCATCGATATCCCTCCCTTTATTGGTCATAACTTTCTTTATTGAATTTAAAAGATTCTCATCAACTTTCTTTAGCTTCATTTCAGAACTTTAAAATACATCTTACGAACATAATACGAAAAAGTCTAGATTATATTAATAATAAATCACGTAACTTTACACTATTCGGTTGATAGATTCAACTCCTTGTGATCTCATAAACAAAGAATAACTATAATAGATTTTGTTCAATCTACTAGTCATTAATTGTAACTTCGCATCTGTGAGATCAGTTTGAGCATCCAATTCATCTATAAAAGTTCTTAATTTTAAATCAACTTCTCTTTTTGTTGCTTTAAGCTCTAGTTGTTTGGCTTTTACAAGATCAGCAGTTGCTTTAATTGAACTATCAGAAGCTTTTACTTGTAAATAGTCACTTGCAATATCTTTTAATGTAGCATTTAATGCAAAATGATAATTATAACCAGATGCAGCGACATCAGATACACCTTTCTTATGTACGAAATAAAATGCTCCAGATTGAAAGAAAGGCAGAGATAATGATAAATTTACAAATTCCTTACCTACATCTGCTCCAGTTGCTCCAGCACTAGAAGAATTAGATTGAATAGAACTTCCTACGGTTAATCTATAACTTCCAAACATTCCTGCTTTTTCTAATCTACCGGCATGTTTAACTAAATCTTTCTTCTCTCTTAGCACCTTTAAGGCTATGTTATTACTTATTCCTAAAGTTTTAAAATCATCCATTGTGCTTTCTTTAGGTAAAAGGTCAGAGATAGATTCATCAATTGTCATATTATCAGTCGCAGAGACACCAGTAATTCTATGAAAGTCCTCTTTGGCAATTTCATAATTTCCTTCAGCGTTTACTTTCTTATAAATCTGTTCACTCAATTTCGCTTGAGCTTTAGCCATCTCTCTAGCAGAGATCTCTCCAAGTTCCAATTGCTTTTCTGACATTTTAACATGTTGCATAAAGCTATTAACATTCTCTGAATACAACTTCAATTCATTCCTTGTTGCTATCACCTTATTATAAGCGTTTATAGTGCTCAATATTACAGATTGTCTTTTATCTTCTACTTCTAGGTCAGCAATCTTAGCATTCAAATTTTGAACTTTAAAATTACTTATATGTTTTGGGAGATTTAAATCTTGTGATATACCCAAAGTGGTATTTTCACTTCTCTGATTACCATTTGGGTTAAGAACATGATTACTATCAAAGCTAGAATACTCACTATTGTATCCAACAGAAGCTGTGGGGAAAGCACTAGATTTACTAGCTGAGGATTTATTATGTGTAGAGATAGCATTTTGTTCTTGTGCTTTTAAACTTTTATTGTTTTCCATTGCAGATTTTATTGCAGCTCTCAAAGTTAACTCATCTTGAGCAGCTTCAACAATTCCAATAGAAGTAAAAGAAAACAAACAGCAGAACAATACGATGGATGTAATAGCAAGAATATTTTTTTTAACGCCTATTTTAGTTTTAATATTTTCTTCCATAAAATTGATACCTTATAATCAAAGATCCTATTTATACATTGCTAGCAACATTTTACTAGAAAACAATAACACGCAGATCACTGCTATATATAGAAATAGAAAATAAATCCCGATATTAGACTAAAAATAGAGGCAGAAAACGTCCTTTCGCAACAACATAAACTACCGATCGATTTATTTTCATTTCATTAAGAAATAGATCAAACGTCAACAATAAGACAATAATCAACAATAAAAAGATCAATTAGCTTCATAACAATTAATCACAAAAAAGTTGATCACTAAAAGACCCATCCATAGTTCAAAGTAAGCACCTTTCGTATAGTAGATAGAAGGTGTAAACTACATTCTATCTTCTACTTACAATTTGTCAATACTGTCACAATTCTATGATGAATAAATTAAAGAATATGATATATCAATCTTCAAGATTGATACACTAGCTTAATTTTGAACTGACTATTTTTATTCCCTATTCTTGATCAACTTTCATGAAAATATATTTTTTCATGAAAAGATCGCGATATTCACTAATTTTTATTAAATTAATATAAGAAAGAATTTATGGTTTGATTTGACAATTACTATTAGTAAATATAACATTATGGTTGGCTTGTTTTCATTTAGCACGCTCAGTTATTTTAGTGAGTTTGTTGTTTTGAATTGTGAATATTAATCCTCCCTATATCAGATATTGCTTCGGGGAGCCAGATAATAATTTTGTGATTATTTATAGAGAGAAGAAAGAGTAGTTGTATGGTTTTTATAAAGTCGATGGCGACTTATGTGCCTAGTGTGCGGGATGTTAAAAAAAATTGGATAGAAATAGATGCTGAAGGGGCAGTTTTAGGTAGATTAGCTGCTTATATTGCAAGCATTTTGAAAGGTAAAAATAAACCTCATTATACCAGTTTTCTAGATTGTGGTGATAATGTTGTGGTTGTTAATGCTGAAAAATTACATCTAACAGGAAAAAAAATGAAAAATAAGGTGTATTACAGACATACAGGATATTTAGGAGGGCTTAAGAGTACAACTCCTGAAAAAATAATAGCTGGAAAGAACCCAGAACGTTTGTTGAAATTGGCTGTTAAGCGTATGCTTGGAAATACTCCAATGGGTCGTCATAGATTAAGTAATCTTAAAGTTTATGCTGGATCTAAACATAAACATGAAGCTCAGAAGCCTATGGTTGTTGATTTTAAGTCTTTGAATGTTAAGAATGCGAGGAGGGTCGTAAGTGGTTAGTGATAAGACGGTTAAGGTAAGAAAAGTCGGGAAATCTTTTTTAGCAAAATCTGGTGACTGTTATGGAACAGGAAGAAGAAAATCTTCTGTTGCCAAAGTCTGGATAGTTAAAGGTAGCGGTAATTTTGTCGTGAATGGATTGTTACTTGATAAATATTTTGTACATGAATACGATGTTAGAAATGTATTAACTGTTTTTAGAACTGTTAATTTACTTGCGAGCGGCTTTGATGTGAAGGTAGCAGTTAGCGGAGGAGGTACTACAGGGCAAAGTGGTGCTATTGTACTTGGCCTTAGTAGAGCATTAGCTATTATGGATGATGATCACCGTGTTGTTTTGAGAAATTCTGGTTTCTTAACTAGGGATTCTAGGGTGGTTGAAAGCAAAAAATACGGTCGTAAAAAAGCTAGAAAAAGGTTCCAGTTCTCTAAAAGATAGATTTTCTTATTTTTATGGAAACATTATAGCCTTATCAAGAAAGTGGATAATAAAGCTTTTAGTTTTGTTGTCTTCTGTATTCATGCTTTATTATCTTTCAGTGTGTATTTTTAAGGGTGTCTGTGTTCTATAGGTTTTTTTTAAGTGTCTTTGCCTTGTAAGATTTCTTATTGCTTATTTTTCCTGAGTGTGTTTCTATTTGAGTCTGTACCTCTATTTAGTTTTGAGGTACCTTGCGGCTTAAAATATCTTTCTGCGCACGATAATGTAGAGAGTCTTTTATCATCGAATAATATAAATTCATTTGAATCATACTCTTCTGTTCTAAATAAGGTTTATAGTTGTCAGTGGGATGAAGCAGTTACAGAGACCAAAAAGATGGAAGATCCTGCATTCAGCGAATTGGTATACTGGTTATATTCTTCTTATTTATCTTATTTATCTAAAAATAATGAATCTTATAGTGTTTCGGAATTTGATCAAAAATTAATAGAGGAACTTACTGTGAATGTTTCGCAGTATAAATCATTTCCGCTAGCTAACAATGCTTCCATACGAAAAATATTTATGAATTGCCCAAAAATTGTTAGCATTAATAGCAAAAAAAATGAAACCATCAAATCTGCTTCAAATGATAATTTATCGTACTCTTATATTGGTGGATATGATTATATGCGTGATAAATTAGCAAAAAATGATGTTACGGTAGGTGATTTAGCGAAGATTAAAAAATATGCTTTAATGAATAAAGAGTTATCTTATTCTTATCTTTTGTGGTGCAAGGAGCGTGGATTATATAAAGATGGTGTAGCTATCTTCAAGAAATTGCCGATTGATTGGTCTTCAGGGGTTAATTTTTCTAATTTACGTAAAATATACGTTAGAAACATATTGTACAATAACATAACAGAGCTATACGAGGATGCATATTTTCTGACATCTGCTAATCCTTTTGAATCAGGAGGGGATATGGTAGAAATGGAGTGGCTGGCTGGCTGGGTTGCTTTGGAATATCTTGATAACCCTTCTCTCGCTAGGAGGCACTTTACTGTGATAGTAGAAAAATCAAATCGTGCTATATCAAAATCCAGAGGTTTATATTGGCTTGCTAGATCATATGATGCATTGGGCGATAAATTGACATCTTATGAAAAATATAAAAAAGCTGCTAACTATCCCAATACCTTTTATGGTCAATTGGCATTACAGAAATTGGGAAATGTGCACTCATTATCTTTTAAAGACAATTATGAATTGATAAAGAAAGTTGATATTTCCAAAGGTAATATTGGCAAAGTTAATTATGTTCGTGGAGTTCTATATAAAAATATCTACATATTATCTGCTTTAAAAGAAAATGGTTTATTAAAGATATTGATGGATCGAATAGCTTTGCATACCGGTGATATGGCAGCTTACGATTATGATTCAATATTTAAGATTGCATCAATGACGGATAATAAGTATTTGGGTTTAATTGTCGCAAAGGATCTTTATCTTAATAAAAATATTATTCATATTTCCCATCTATACCCTTATGAAGGTGAGATGTTTAATTTTTCTAGACGTGATCATAAGTATTATTCATATTTTGTTAGCCTAGTCTATGCTTTATCTAGACAAGAAAGTAGTTTTGATCATATGGCCATTAGCCCAGCAGGCGCAAGAGGTTTAATGCAACTTATGCCAATGACGGCTGGCGAAGTTATCAGAAATAAATCAGGAGCTAAATTAACTCATGATCAGGTAAATCTTTTCGATCCAAATTGCAATGTTTGGTGTGGAACCAATCATTTGATTGATCTTGGTAATTATTATTCTGGAAGAATAGTACCCGTTATTGCGGCTTATAATGCCGGTCGTCACAGAGTTGATAAATGGATTAATGATAATAAAGAATTATTTGAAAGTGGTGACATAGATAAGATGATTAATTGGATAGAGCTTATTCCTTTTAGTGAAACCAGAAATTATGTTATGCGTGTATTAGAAAATGTTGCTGTATATCATAGTCTTTTATATTCCAATGATGACGTTCAACCTGTTATATTGCCTACTATTATCACAAATAAATTGGAACTTCGATATCATGATGCAAAAGATTTTTCTTGCTATAATACAACTAAAGATAATACAGTAGTAAATTAGTTGAATCACTTTTTTCTATATTGCTTGTTGTAGTTTGACTAACATTCTCTATAAATTTATCCATATAATTTTGGTACCTATGAAAACGTGAAAAATTTGCTATCTCTGACATTATATGATCAGTTTCAGAAAAGGACTCTAAGAATTCTTGGATTATATATTTTTTAGTTTCCTTGAATTTTTCAATGTTAATGCCGATTTTTACTATATTTCTGATTATCTCTCGAATTCTATCTTTTATCTTTTGAATATCTATTTCTCTTGTTGGATCTATTGTTATCAAATAAAATGTTCCCTTGGAATAAACTTTTTTATCTAGCGATATGTCAGATATTTCAGATGGAATATCTTGATATACAGAATGCATTATAAGTGATAATATCACCATGAATTGATAATCACTATCTTCGTTTCTTCTATCAAAAGGGATTATATAATATAATTTCCCTGTATCACTTACTATGTTGAATTCAGAAGAATTTGTCAGATTTTCTTTGATCTCAAGATCTGCTATTTGACTGTGTTGATAACTGTAGTTCTTTTTGGTGTTTTGTTTTTTTGATATCTTATCTACTAATTTTACCACTTCTGCCTCAGAGATATCATTACTCATTATAGTTATTACTAATTTCTCTCTGTTATGTGTTGCTGCTAAAAAATCATCTAGTTGTTGCATATTGAGGTTTTCTATTGTTTCGACAGTGCCATATTTTTTTAACATATAAGGGTGTTCTTGAAATATTTTTTGCATCAGAGTGTTTATTGGTTCTAGGAGATTATTTCTATCTTGGCATTCTATCTTTGCTATTTCTTTAATTTTTTTGATCCTTTCTACATCAAGGTGTAGATCGTATATAATTTCGTTAATTAATTCGGGGATGATATTTTGAAATAGCGCCTTGTCTTTGAATATGAATTCAAAATATATGTCATCCAATCCGTATCCATATATGATCTCTATATTGTGTTTATTCGTAATCTCTGATATCTTCTCTCTAGACCACTTTATGGTGTCACAGTTCTCAAAGGCTTTCATCAACAGAAAAGTGATACCATTATTGCTTTCATTCTCTTGACTATAACCACAATTGAACAAAGAAACTCTTACTCTTTTTTCTTCGTAATTTGTGCCTTTTATAAGATTTGTAATGACATTTTCGTCATTGCTATCTATATTAAAAACACGAAGATCTGTAGCGTCTATAGGCGTTGTATGCAATATTATTAGTGTTATTAAGACTTCAACAAAAAAAAGCTTATTAAACATTTTAGTGATTTTTATATTGATGCATTTTTCTATTTTTAATTGATATAAATCTATTGATGATAGTGTATATACTGTTTATTTACAACTTCTTATTGTTACAAATATTATAGAGAGCGTTATACATATATCTGCTATATTAAAAACTGGATAATGAAATTTATCATAATGTAGATCAATGAAATCTATCACTTCCCCAATTCTTATTCTGTCAATCAGGTTAGATATCGCACCGCCTAATGTCACAGATAAGGCATATTTTATAACCATTCTCTCTTCTCTCAATATTATTAGTATAATTCCAGATAAACATATTGCAGTTATACCTAGAATATACTGAGAGGCATTTTTTACTTCAGATAACATGCCAAAACTGATTCCTTTATTTAGAGCCAATGTAATAGCAAAATTATTTGTTATTGTTTTACTTTCACTGATTTGAAAATGTTCAGTAATAAAAAGCTTGCTTATTTGATCAATAAATATAACTGCAGAGATGATAAGAGAAATATATAAAAAGCTGCTTATTTTTAGTGATTTAATATGTGGTATTTGTTTCATTTTTGCTATATATTTACTCATGGTTGCTGTTTCCTTTTTAGGAAGAATGCCTCTATATCTTTATATACCGCTACTTAGTGATTCAAAAAATTCTTATGATATCGCGTAGAATTACTTATTATATACGTAAAATAGCTGTTTGTGTACTTTTTACTTACTTTTTTGTTAGTTTACTGACTTATAGCTCACAAGATAGTGCCGTTAATGTCATATCTAGTGATGAAATAACCAACTTAGGAGGAATATTAGGTGCTGTGATAGCTGATATATCTTTTCAGTATTTTGGGCTTTATTCGATAGCTCTAGCAATAACTCTTGTGAACGCTTTTTATTCTCAAAGAAGCAGAAATATTAAATATATTGCTACTTATTTTGCACTATGTAGTAGCTATTTTTTCTTCACTTATTACGAAAATATTGATGAAAATTGGTTATATTCCAATTATGCAGGTATATTTGGTTTTTTAACCTATATGGATTCTCTATCTGTATTTAAAACATATATACATTATTGCTCTCCTGTTTTATTCTGCTTATCTAATATTATTATCTTTAAACAGCTGTCTGATGCATTTATTTCTGTATTTCATACAAGCATAAAATATACAATTGCTATTGTTAATTTTATTTCGTTTTGTATTTTATTCTGTACAAAAAGATTGTACAAGATGATGTATGTTTTTTATGCATTGATATTCTCTCTATTAGCAAAAAAAAAAAGATCTAAAGAGCCTTTAAACATTAATTGCTCTGACGATGAAATTATAAATGAGTACAATGATTCTGATTTATATCAAGAAGAAGTTGATGATAATTATGATGACATAAAAGATATCTATGATGATAATAATAATCATAGAGAAGAAGAAAAAAATTATGAGAATATCTCTGATGTACAACCTGATGAAATAGAAGATGAAGATATCGAACAAGAGGAATTAGAAGAATGTGATGAAGATGTAGATGATACAGACTGTGCTGCAAATAAACATTTTGCAAATAAAACATATGATGTTAGTAAATTTGAATTACCTAGTTTGAACTTTTTAGATAAGAAAAGAGAAATCAATCAAAACGTTAAAGTAATGGAAGATAAGGCTGCTTATCTGGGGAATGTATTATTAGATTTTGGTATTAAAGGGAAGATAACAAATGTTAGTGTTGGTCCTGTTGTTACTTTATATGAACTAAAACCAGAAGCAGGAACCAAATCTGCTAGAATTATTTCTTTGGCCGGCGATATAGCTCGTTCTATGAGCGCAATATCGGCTAGAATTTCTGTTATTCCGGGTAAAAATGCTATTGGAATAGAGCTACCGAATGATATCAGAAAGACAGTCTATCTAAGGGAGCTTTTTGCACAAGAACAATATTGTGCTTCTAAATATAAATTACCAATAGCTTTAGGACAATCAATTGATGGGAAGCCTATCGTAGTAGATTTGGCAAAAATGCCACATTTATTGGTAGCTGGAACTACCGGATCAGGAAAATCTGTTGCTGTTAATGCAATGATATTGTCTTTGCTATATCGCTTAACTCCAGAACAATGTCGGTTTATCATGATAGATCCTAAAATGC is drawn from Anaplasmataceae bacterium AB001_6 and contains these coding sequences:
- a CDS encoding TolC family protein encodes the protein MEENIKTKIGVKKNILAITSIVLFCCLFSFTSIGIVEAAQDELTLRAAIKSAMENNKSLKAQEQNAISTHNKSSASKSSAFPTASVGYNSEYSSFDSNHVLNPNGNQRSENTTLGISQDLNLPKHISNFKVQNLNAKIADLEVEDKRQSVILSTINAYNKVIATRNELKLYSENVNSFMQHVKMSEKQLELGEISAREMAKAQAKLSEQIYKKVNAEGNYEIAKEDFHRITGVSATDNMTIDESISDLLPKESTMDDFKTLGISNNIALKVLREKKDLVKHAGRLEKAGMFGSYRLTVGSSIQSNSSSAGATGADVGKEFVNLSLSLPFFQSGAFYFVHKKGVSDVAASGYNYHFALNATLKDIASDYLQVKASDSSIKATADLVKAKQLELKATKREVDLKLRTFIDELDAQTDLTDAKLQLMTSRLNKIYYSYSLFMRSQGVESINRIV
- the rplM gene encoding 50S ribosomal protein L13, whose product is MATYVPSVRDVKKNWIEIDAEGAVLGRLAAYIASILKGKNKPHYTSFLDCGDNVVVVNAEKLHLTGKKMKNKVYYRHTGYLGGLKSTTPEKIIAGKNPERLLKLAVKRMLGNTPMGRHRLSNLKVYAGSKHKHEAQKPMVVDFKSLNVKNARRVVSG
- the rpsI gene encoding 30S ribosomal protein S9; protein product: MVSDKTVKVRKVGKSFLAKSGDCYGTGRRKSSVAKVWIVKGSGNFVVNGLLLDKYFVHEYDVRNVLTVFRTVNLLASGFDVKVAVSGGGTTGQSGAIVLGLSRALAIMDDDHRVVLRNSGFLTRDSRVVESKKYGRKKARKRFQFSKR
- a CDS encoding lytic transglycosylase domain-containing protein gives rise to the protein MFLFESVPLFSFEVPCGLKYLSAHDNVESLLSSNNINSFESYSSVLNKVYSCQWDEAVTETKKMEDPAFSELVYWLYSSYLSYLSKNNESYSVSEFDQKLIEELTVNVSQYKSFPLANNASIRKIFMNCPKIVSINSKKNETIKSASNDNLSYSYIGGYDYMRDKLAKNDVTVGDLAKIKKYALMNKELSYSYLLWCKERGLYKDGVAIFKKLPIDWSSGVNFSNLRKIYVRNILYNNITELYEDAYFLTSANPFESGGDMVEMEWLAGWVALEYLDNPSLARRHFTVIVEKSNRAISKSRGLYWLARSYDALGDKLTSYEKYKKAANYPNTFYGQLALQKLGNVHSLSFKDNYELIKKVDISKGNIGKVNYVRGVLYKNIYILSALKENGLLKILMDRIALHTGDMAAYDYDSIFKIASMTDNKYLGLIVAKDLYLNKNIIHISHLYPYEGEMFNFSRRDHKYYSYFVSLVYALSRQESSFDHMAISPAGARGLMQLMPMTAGEVIRNKSGAKLTHDQVNLFDPNCNVWCGTNHLIDLGNYYSGRIVPVIAAYNAGRHRVDKWINDNKELFESGDIDKMINWIELIPFSETRNYVMRVLENVAVYHSLLYSNDDVQPVILPTIITNKLELRYHDAKDFSCYNTTKDNTVVN
- a CDS encoding insulinase family protein; its protein translation is MFNKLFFVEVLITLIILHTTPIDATDLRVFNIDSNDENVITNLIKGTNYEEKRVRVSLFNCGYSQENESNNGITFLLMKAFENCDTIKWSREKISEITNKHNIEIIYGYGLDDIYFEFIFKDKALFQNIIPELINEIIYDLHLDVERIKKIKEIAKIECQDRNNLLEPINTLMQKIFQEHPYMLKKYGTVETIENLNMQQLDDFLAATHNREKLVITIMSNDISEAEVVKLVDKISKKQNTKKNYSYQHSQIADLEIKENLTNSSEFNIVSDTGKLYYIIPFDRRNEDSDYQFMVILSLIMHSVYQDIPSEISDISLDKKVYSKGTFYLITIDPTREIDIQKIKDRIREIIRNIVKIGINIEKFKETKKYIIQEFLESFSETDHIMSEIANFSRFHRYQNYMDKFIENVSQTTTSNIEKSDSTNLLLYYL
- the lspA gene encoding signal peptidase II; this encodes MSKYIAKMKQIPHIKSLKISSFLYISLIISAVIFIDQISKLFITEHFQISESKTITNNFAITLALNKGISFGMLSEVKNASQYILGITAICLSGIILIILREERMVIKYALSVTLGGAISNLIDRIRIGEVIDFIDLHYDKFHYPVFNIADICITLSIIFVTIRSCK
- a CDS encoding DNA translocase FtsK, which produces MISRRITYYIRKIAVCVLFTYFFVSLLTYSSQDSAVNVISSDEITNLGGILGAVIADISFQYFGLYSIALAITLVNAFYSQRSRNIKYIATYFALCSSYFFFTYYENIDENWLYSNYAGIFGFLTYMDSLSVFKTYIHYCSPVLFCLSNIIIFKQLSDAFISVFHTSIKYTIAIVNFISFCILFCTKRLYKMMYVFYALIFSLLAKKKRSKEPLNINCSDDEIINEYNDSDLYQEEVDDNYDDIKDIYDDNNNHREEEKNYENISDVQPDEIEDEDIEQEELEECDEDVDDTDCAANKHFANKTYDVSKFELPSLNFLDKKREINQNVKVMEDKAAYLGNVLLDFGIKGKITNVSVGPVVTLYELKPEAGTKSARIISLAGDIARSMSAISARISVIPGKNAIGIELPNDIRKTVYLRELFAQEQYCASKYKLPIALGQSIDGKPIVVDLAKMPHLLVAGTTGSGKSVAVNAMILSLLYRLTPEQCRFIMIDPKMLELSVYNNIPNLLTPVVTEPKKAVIVLKWLTQEMERRYKLMSVLSVRNIGGYNSVITNDKSEGEFIQRRVLKKVDKMTGNRVFETVSIERKALPFIVVIIDEMADLMIVAGKEIESYLQRLAQMARASGIHIIMATQRPSVDVITGVIKANFPTRISFAVSSRIDSRTIIGEQGAEQLLGRGDMLYMSPGRGLKRIHGPFVSDTEVKNIVEYLNSQFSDDASEDVLMQYSTNNDLGINNDLMNVNDTESDELFAQAVKIILEEKRTSISYIQRRLKIGFNRAASLIEEMERKEIIGPQQSNGKRDILISNFHSSTQ